A portion of the Corynebacterium ammoniagenes DSM 20306 genome contains these proteins:
- the nrfD gene encoding NrfD/PsrC family molybdoenzyme membrane anchor subunit — translation MAEFDEYRPPGSERRYRGGKKKGKGPRKKRGAGAQDGSREERMAMDFEFSSYYGQPVVKAPPWEWPIGAYFWLGGIGGGSALLAAGAQATKNKPLMRATRVTSFAAAAAGAGFLVLDLGRPERFYNMFRVFKVSSPMSLGSWLLGGFSVSAAVPAAAEVAELAKDVVPLPNVVHRILHTAAGPAGIVSAVLGGPLAGYTAVLLSDTSNPTWNGAQKHLPYVFVASASLAAGGTAMITTPVENAAPARALAMAGVVGDLAMVRTMEDNMEPEHVKHLQQGKPGKLMKASEYLAIAGGVGTALASVTKSRALSIISGASLAAASLCTRLGVLEGGLESAKDPEATIGPQKRRAEARLRESGQDHTIITTG, via the coding sequence ATGGCCGAGTTTGACGAATATCGCCCACCGGGATCGGAACGTCGTTATCGTGGCGGAAAGAAAAAGGGTAAAGGCCCACGGAAGAAGCGGGGTGCAGGAGCTCAGGATGGTTCGCGCGAAGAGCGCATGGCCATGGACTTTGAGTTCTCCAGCTACTATGGCCAACCGGTAGTTAAAGCTCCGCCATGGGAGTGGCCTATTGGTGCGTACTTCTGGCTCGGAGGCATTGGAGGCGGGTCTGCGTTGCTCGCCGCAGGAGCCCAAGCAACGAAGAACAAGCCCTTGATGCGTGCAACCCGGGTGACTTCCTTTGCTGCAGCGGCGGCTGGTGCTGGTTTCCTCGTTTTGGACTTAGGCCGTCCAGAGCGCTTTTATAACATGTTCCGCGTGTTCAAGGTTTCATCCCCGATGAGCTTAGGCTCATGGCTGCTGGGTGGGTTCTCTGTCTCCGCTGCGGTTCCGGCTGCTGCGGAAGTGGCTGAGCTGGCTAAAGATGTTGTGCCGTTGCCGAATGTGGTTCACCGTATTTTGCATACGGCAGCTGGCCCAGCGGGTATTGTTTCTGCTGTCTTAGGTGGGCCGTTGGCTGGATATACGGCGGTGCTGTTATCGGATACGTCTAACCCGACGTGGAACGGTGCACAAAAACATTTGCCCTATGTTTTCGTAGCGTCGGCATCGTTGGCTGCTGGTGGTACAGCGATGATCACGACTCCGGTTGAGAATGCTGCTCCCGCGCGTGCTTTAGCCATGGCGGGGGTTGTAGGAGATCTCGCCATGGTGCGCACCATGGAAGACAATATGGAGCCAGAACACGTCAAGCACCTTCAGCAAGGTAAACCCGGCAAGCTCATGAAGGCGTCGGAGTATCTCGCTATCGCAGGTGGCGTGGGAACCGCGCTGGCATCAGTGACTAAATCACGTGCCTTATCGATTATTTCTGGAGCATCTCTTGCCGCCGCATCCTTATGCACGCGGTTGGGTGTCTTAGAAGGCGGGCTTGAGTCTGCGAAGGATCCGGAGGCGACCATTGGCCCGCAAAAGCGACGTGCAGAAGCACGGCTTCGGGAATCTGGACAAGACCACACGATTATTACCACCGGTTAG
- a CDS encoding 4Fe-4S dicluster domain-containing protein, translating into MTASTNQLTESSHGHGYDKYQRMAFFTDTSVCIGCKACEVACKEWNRNPVEGYNLTGNSYDNTGSLGANTWRHVAFIEQDNERITKAREEGAKLVSLGMPKIGKEEDTPAAVDTTPPDTDTFRWLMSSDVCKHCTNAGCLDVCPTGALFRTEFGTVVVQDDVCNGCGTCVAGCPFGVIERREDGGVSLKANHVEAQEVPDHAGINVFKKLQQLRPQGPDHVPGETMPIKNLGVAQKCTMCYDRLKMGEEPACSKACPTDSIQFGTYESMLAAAQKRVAELHAQGQTEARLYGANDEDGVGGTGSIFLLLDSPEVYGLPPDPRVPTADLPAMAKTLAKAVGTMGVAVAAAFVMGKGGKK; encoded by the coding sequence ATGACGGCGTCGACAAACCAGCTGACTGAAAGTTCGCATGGGCACGGCTACGACAAATATCAACGCATGGCCTTTTTTACTGACACCTCAGTGTGCATCGGCTGTAAAGCCTGTGAGGTTGCCTGTAAGGAATGGAACCGCAACCCTGTTGAGGGCTATAACCTGACGGGTAATTCCTATGACAACACTGGGTCCCTGGGCGCAAACACGTGGCGGCACGTGGCGTTTATTGAGCAAGATAATGAGCGTATTACCAAAGCCCGTGAGGAAGGCGCCAAGCTGGTCTCGCTGGGCATGCCCAAAATCGGTAAGGAGGAAGACACTCCCGCGGCGGTAGACACCACTCCGCCAGACACGGATACTTTCCGGTGGCTGATGTCGTCCGATGTGTGCAAGCACTGCACCAATGCCGGATGTTTGGATGTGTGCCCAACGGGTGCGTTGTTCCGCACTGAGTTCGGCACCGTCGTGGTCCAAGATGATGTGTGCAATGGCTGCGGTACGTGCGTAGCTGGTTGTCCATTTGGTGTTATTGAACGCCGCGAGGACGGCGGTGTCTCCTTGAAAGCCAATCACGTGGAAGCACAAGAAGTACCGGATCATGCTGGTATTAACGTGTTTAAGAAGCTCCAACAGCTGCGTCCTCAAGGGCCTGACCACGTTCCAGGCGAAACCATGCCGATTAAGAATCTTGGCGTGGCTCAAAAATGCACCATGTGCTACGACCGTTTGAAGATGGGGGAGGAACCAGCGTGTTCCAAGGCTTGTCCTACTGACTCTATCCAGTTCGGTACTTATGAATCCATGCTCGCTGCAGCGCAAAAGCGCGTGGCTGAGCTTCATGCCCAAGGCCAGACCGAGGCGCGTCTATACGGTGCCAATGATGAAGATGGCGTGGGCGGAACCGGATCCATCTTCCTCTTGCTGGATTCGCCTGAGGTCTACGGTCTTCCACCAGATCCTCGCGTGCCGACCGCCGACTTGCCAGCGATGGCAAAGACCTTAGCTAAGGCAGTTGGAACGATGGGTGTTGCCGTGGCGGCTGCATTTGTCATGGGCAAAGGAGGGAAGAAGTAA